The DNA sequence CAATGACCTCCACGAACCTCACTAGAGAAGAAGCCGCGCACCGGGCCCGGCTGCTCACGGTGGACAATTACGATATTGCCCTGGACCTCACCCAGTCTGACACGGAGTTTTCCTCGCTGACCACCGTCGAGTTCACCGTCCGTGAGCCGGGGTCGACGTTTATTGATTTGCGCGCCAAGCGCGTCGATGGGGTGTACCTGGATGGGAAAAATATTCGCTCCGAGGCCTTGACCTTGGATAAAAATGGCTACGACGAGAACTTTGGCATCGCGCTGAATGATCTCACCGTCGGCCGCCACGTCCTCCGCGTTAACGCGCAGTGCCTGTATTCCCGCACCGGCGAGGGCCTGCACCGCTTCGTTGATCCGGCTGATAGCCAGGTCTACCTCTATACCCAGTTCGAAACCGCTGATGCCAAGCGCGTGTTCGCCTGCTTCGACCAGCCGGATCTTAAGGCGACGTATGACCTGACGGTGTGCACCCCGAGCGCGTGGAAGGTTATTTCCAACGCGCCGCAGCGCACGACAATGCAGGAGGATTCGGCGATTCACACCTCGCGGATTGATTACCCGCTGTCGACCTACCTGGTCGCCATCTGTGCCGGCCGCTACCACGAGGTGCGCTCCACGTGGAAGGGCCAGCTCACCCACCACGCCGAGACCCCTGCGAGCGAGCCGACGGAGCTGGAGGTGCCCATGAGCATTTTCTGCCGCCGGTCCATCGCCCCGCACTTGGATGCGGATCGCCTGTTCACGGAGACGAAGCAGGGCTTCGATTTCTACCATGAGCACTTCGGCATGGCGTATCCCTTTGGCAAGTACGACCAGATTTTCTGCCCCGAGTACAACATGGGGGCGATGGAAAACGCCGGTGCGGTGACCATCCGCGACGAGTATGTTTTCACGTCGAAGGCCACGCATTATCGCTATGAGCGCCGCGCCGACACCATCCTCCACGAGCTCGCTCACATGTGGTTCGGTGACTTGGTCACCATGCGGTGGTGGGATGACCTGTGGCTCAACGAGTCCTTTGCCACGTGGGCGGCGGCGCTGTCCCAGGCCGAGGCCACGGAGTATGACACGGCGTGGGTGACCTTCGCCAACGTGGAGAAGTCCTGGGCCTACCAGCAGGATCAACTGCCTTCGACGCACCCGATTTTGGCCGATGCCACCGACATTGAAACGGTCGAGCAGAACTTCGACGGCATCACTTATGCCAAGGGCGCGAGCGTGCTCAAGCAGCTCCAGGCTTACGTTGGCCGCGAGGAATTCCTCGCCGGTGTGCGCCGCCACTTCGCCGATCACGCCTGGGGCAACGCCACCTTTGATGACCTCCTCGCCGCTTTGCAGACTGCCTCCGGCCGTGACCTGT is a window from the Corynebacterium testudinoris genome containing:
- the pepN gene encoding aminopeptidase N, whose translation is MTSTNLTREEAAHRARLLTVDNYDIALDLTQSDTEFSSLTTVEFTVREPGSTFIDLRAKRVDGVYLDGKNIRSEALTLDKNGYDENFGIALNDLTVGRHVLRVNAQCLYSRTGEGLHRFVDPADSQVYLYTQFETADAKRVFACFDQPDLKATYDLTVCTPSAWKVISNAPQRTTMQEDSAIHTSRIDYPLSTYLVAICAGRYHEVRSTWKGQLTHHAETPASEPTELEVPMSIFCRRSIAPHLDADRLFTETKQGFDFYHEHFGMAYPFGKYDQIFCPEYNMGAMENAGAVTIRDEYVFTSKATHYRYERRADTILHELAHMWFGDLVTMRWWDDLWLNESFATWAAALSQAEATEYDTAWVTFANVEKSWAYQQDQLPSTHPILADATDIETVEQNFDGITYAKGASVLKQLQAYVGREEFLAGVRRHFADHAWGNATFDDLLAALQTASGRDLSGWADQWLKTTGINQLSPVFEVDGDGRYTTFTVEQSGAEPGAGELRTHRIAVGLYSLIDGRVTRTKRVELDVTGASTSVDALVGLEAADIVLVNDDDLTYCLMQLDEGSLRFVADNIDKIDDPMARTLCWSAAWEATRAGTMKARDFIRLVVLGAPTETELAVLERILAQATTALRTYADPAWAEEQGRDLLADALLAGVRESGPEASLVFEQALAKAPLNDVTADYLQKVLVESDDADMRWLALAALIAYGAIADVDKHIGEQRSKDRSATGEQAALRAAAAVNTVEVKRGVFDDVVAGELSNLAARHKLEGLRYPGSAAACAPLTDPYFEVAEDVWARLSTEMALQAINGLYPSWDISPEGLARADRFLARDLPSGLRRAVSEERSRVERALRNRGVDAA